The Anas platyrhynchos isolate ZD024472 breed Pekin duck chromosome 3, IASCAAS_PekinDuck_T2T, whole genome shotgun sequence genome includes a window with the following:
- the LOC140002263 gene encoding patched domain-containing protein 4: MVSYTMTSSLYFIAFGMGASPFTNIEAVKVFCQNMCVSILLNYFYIFSFFGSCLVFAGQLEQNRYHSIFCCKIPSAEYLDRKPVWFQTMMNDGHQHTSHHETNPYQHHFIQHFLREHYNEWITNIYVKPFVVILYLIYASFSFMGCLQINDGANIINLLASESPSVSYALIQQKYFSNYSPVIGFYIYEPLEYWNGTVQEDLKTLSQGFNTVSWIEQYYQYLRVGNISATNKSDFISILQSSFLKKPEFQHFKNDIIFSKAGDENNIIASRLYLVARTSENTQREAVELLEKLRPLSLIQSIKFIVFNPTFVFMDHYGLSVTMPVLISGFGILLVLILTFFLVIHPLGNFWLILSVTSIELGVLGLMTLWNVDMDCISILCLIYTLNFAIDHCAPLLYTFVLATEHTRTQCIKNSLQEHGTPILQNISSFLIGLVPLLFVPSNLTFTLFKCLLLAGSCTLLHCFVILPVFLTFFPPSKKHHKKKKRAKRKEREEIECIEIQENPDHVTAV, from the coding sequence ATGGTCTCCTATACAATGACAAGCTCCTTGTATTTTATAGCCTTCGGCATGGGTGCAAGCCCTTTCACCAACATTGAAGCTGTAAAAGTCTTTTGCCAGAACATGTGTGTCTCGATCCTGTTAAACTATTTCTATATCTTCTCCTTCTTCGGCTCCTGCCTGGTCTTTGCTGGCCAGTTGGAGCAGAATCGTTatcacagcatcttctgctgtaAAATCCCTTCAGCAGAATACCTGGACCGGAAACCTGTGTGGTTCCAGACCATGATGAACGATGGCCATCAACACACTTCTCATCATGAGACCAACCCGTACCAGCATCACTTTATCCAGCATTTCCTCCGAGAGCATTACAATGAGTGGATTACCAACATCTATGTCAAACCATTTGTGGTGATACTGTATCTCATCTATGCCTCTTTCTCCTTTATGGGGTGCTTACAGATTAACGATGGAGCCAATATTATCAACCTTCTTGCCAGTGAGTCTCCAAGTGTATCCTATGCCCTCATACAGCAAAAGTATTTCAGCAACTACAGCCCAGTGATAGGCTTCTATATTTATGAACCTCTGGAGTACTGGAATGGCACTGTGCAAGAAGACCTAAAAACACTGAGCCAGGGGTTCAACACAGTGTCCTGGATTGAACAGTATTACCAGTACCTTCGAGTGGGTAACATCAGTGCAACCAACAAAAGTGACTTTATCAGTATCCTCCAGagctcctttttaaaaaagccaGAATTTCAACATTTCAAAAATGACATCATTTTCTCCAAAGCTGGAGACGAGAACAACATTATTGCTTCTCGTTTGTACCTGGTGGCCAGGACTAGTGAAAACACACAGAGGGAGGCAGTGGAATTGTTGGAGAAGCTGAGACCACTCTCTCTTATACAGAGCATCAAGTTCATTGTGTTCAATCCTACCTTTGTTTTCATGGATCACTATGGTTTATCAGTAACTATGCCTGTCTTGATTTCTGGTTTTGGCATCCTGCTGGTGTTAATACTGACCTTTTTCCTGGTTATCCACCCTCTAGGAAATTTCTGGTTAATTCTCAGTGTCACCTCAATAGAACTGGGTGTCCTTGGCTTGATGACCTTATGGAATGTAGACATGGATTGCATTTCTATACTGTGCCTTATCTACACTTTGAATTTTGCCATAGATCACTGTGCACCCCTGCTTTATACATTTGTACTAGCGACTGAGCACACCCGAACTCAGTGTATAAAGAACTCCCTCCAAGAGCATGGGACACCCATTTTGCAgaacatttcttcttttcttattgGGTTGGTCCCCCTTCTCTTTGTGCCTTCAAACTTGACCTTCACACTGTTCAAATGCTTGCTGCTTGCCGGCAGTTGCACACTTCTGcactgttttgttattttgccTGTCTTTCTAACCTTTTTCCCACCTTCCAAAAAGCACCACAAGAAAAAGAAACGAGCCAAAAGAAAGGAACGAGAAGAGATCGAATGCATAGAAATTCAGGAGAATCCTGATCATGTGACAGCAGTCTGA